One window from the genome of Tachysurus vachellii isolate PV-2020 chromosome 5, HZAU_Pvac_v1, whole genome shotgun sequence encodes:
- the si:ch73-54f23.4 gene encoding zinc-binding protein A33: protein MYTNHMKDTNNNCNKSLLSDQKEKLIQAIKKIKHEVDECHEAEKETFADAVDVENQFEDMEREIRSEFQNLHNYLDEEEEKDLERLKKERDRRVKMLKERERKIAMQGRDLERAIETLNSKLAEDDSPKLLKEIKELLKRCEVNFVRPAPVDSEICSGQFLGPVQYRIWKHMKASLYPNISSLTFDPETAHPLLTLSANNTMVNFEEHKEPVADDNNKRFHYYYCVMGREGFLHGRHYWEVDVRGKTAWRLGVAREDVCRGEMDSSTTANGLWTLALKNSLIVACTDPKPTVIRSATLPVRIGVFLDCDREEVSFYDALTMMLLFSFSLDSILIPIYPFYNPCDTDEGRNLAPMSIFYPSL, encoded by the exons ATGTACACCAATCATATGAAGGACACGAACAACAACTGCAACAAGTCTCTTCTCAGTGACCAGAAG GAGAAGCTCATCCAGGCAATTAAGAAGATAAAACATGAAGTGGATGAATGTCATGAAGCAGAGAAAGAGACTTTTGCAGATGCAGTCGATGTGGAG AATCAGTTTGAGGACATGGAGCGGGAAATCCGATCTGAATTCCAGAACCTTCATAACTACctggatgaggaagaggagaaagacCTGGAACGGCTGAAGAAGGAGAGGGACAGACGAGTGAAAAtgctgaaggagagagagaggaagattgCCATGCAGGGCCGAGACCTGGAGCGGGCCATCGAGACTCTGAACAGCAAGCTAGCAGAAGACGACAGTCCCAAATTACTAAAG gAAATCAAAGAACTCCTGAAGAG gtgtgaggtgaatttTGTTCGCCCGGCTCCTGTGGACAGTGAGATTTGCTCAGGACAGTTTTTGGGTCCTGTTCAGTACAGGATCTGGAAACACATGAAGGCTTCTCTCTACCCAA ACATATCGTCGTTGACCTTTGACCCAGAGACCGCTCACCCGCTGCTAACCCTGTCAGCTAACAACACAATGGTGAATTTTGAGGAACACAAGGAACCGGTTGCAGATGACAACAATAAACGTTTCCACTATTATTACTGTGTGATGGGTCGAGAGGGCTTCCTGCACGGTCGCCATTACTGGGAGGTGGATGTGCGAGGCAAGACGGCATGGCGCCTGGGCGTGGCCAGAGAGGACGTGTGCCGTGGTGAGATGGACTCGTCCACCACGGCAAATGGGCTGTGGACATTGGCGTTGAAGAACAGCTTAATCGTGGCCTGCACTGACCCCAAGCCCACGGTCATACGCAGTGCCACTCTGCCCGTCCGCATCGGCGTCTTCCTGGACTGCGACAGGGAGGAGGTGTCCTTCTACGATGCTCTCACTATGATGCTGCTCTTCTCGTTCTCTCTGGATTCCATTCTCATACCTATTTACCCGTTCTACAACCCTTGTGATACAGATGAAGGGAGGAACCTCGCCCCTATGTCCATCTTCTATCCTTCGCTCTGA